One genomic segment of Ctenopharyngodon idella isolate HZGC_01 chromosome 7, HZGC01, whole genome shotgun sequence includes these proteins:
- the si:ch73-335l21.2 gene encoding RING finger domain-containing protein: MSETQPTPAQTEVPSESPEVECPVCYQEYDQDSKLPRMLECLHVFCTECLRKIQLTPLHPPDPNSTPSISCPLCRHSTPLQGGDTYSLPCNSRILAQLPPVAFRLPASVSARLATVTQRLVLSLGERDTRFIILPTVSLRVEQMGDGTERVNPAGVLHREMEVLRSHKKSLMCVQVLAIIFWIMFVLTCVLGVVFGPSFFHN; encoded by the coding sequence ATGTCAGAAACTCAACCAACCCCTGCACAAACTGAGGTGCCTTCAGAGTCTCCAGAGGTGGAGTGTCCAGTTTGCTATCAGGAGTACGACCAGGACTCCAAACTCCCACGCATGCTGGAATGCCTTCACGTCTTCTGCACGGAGTGTCTCCGCAAAATCCAGCTCACTCCTTTGCACCCGCCTGACCCCAACAGCACCCCCTCAATCTCCTGCCCCCTGTGCCGCCACTCCACCCCGCTACAGGGTGGCGACACATACTCTCTCCCCTGCAACTCACGGATTCTCGCCCAGCTCCCTCCCGTAGCCTTTCGTCTACCTGCGTCGGTGTCTGCCCGGCTGGCCACGGTGACCCAGCGGTTGGTTCTGTCCCTGGGGGAGAGGGATACCCGCTTCATAATCCTGCCCACTGTTAGTCTGAGGGTGGAGCAGATGGGAGACGGCACAGAAAGGGTAAACCCAGCTGGGGTGCTGCATCGAGAGATGGAGGTTCTGAGGAGTCACAAGAAGAGCCTGATGTGTGTTCAGGTTCTGGCTATCATCTTCTGGATTATGTTTGTGCTGACTTGTGTTCTTGGGGTTGTGTTTGGGCCAAGCTTTTTCCACAATTAG
- the si:ch73-335l21.4 gene encoding E3 ubiquitin-protein ligase-like, translating into MVPEMECGICYQTYNAGRRCPRQLSCKHTFCESCLLTLAQSAKTPEPRMLCPLCRHSTSLSDARVQDNLPVDSDIFERLVTAGSLEECTDDDEGTEEPQQDASSPPKEDVSPPPRSRKGHLMKCIRRLCKKVNGDVRRNCMTDADLRDLAMMSCYMM; encoded by the exons ATGGTTCCAGAAATGGAGTGCGGAATCTGCTACCAAACTTACAACGCCGGTCGGCGGTGTCCTCGACAGCTGAGCTGCAAACACACGTTTTGTGAGAGCTGTCTGTTGACGCTCGCGCAATCCGCGAAGACTCCCGAACCCCGCATGCTGTGTCCGCTGTGCCGTCACTCCACGTCGCTGTCAGATGCGAGAGTCCAAGACAACCTACCCGTAGACAGCGACATTTTTGAGCGGCTAGTAACTGCGGGCAGCTTGGAGGAATGTACGGATGACGATGAAGGCACCGAGGAACCCCAGCAGGACGCGTCCAGCCCACCGAAAGAGGATGTTTCACCGCCGCCAAGATCACGAAAAGGACACCTGATGAAATGCATACGGCGCCTGTGCAAAAAAGTCAACGGGGATGTGCGGAGAA ATTGTATGACTGATGCGGACCTGAGGGACCTGGCAATGATGTCCTGCTACATGATGTGA